From Dermochelys coriacea isolate rDerCor1 chromosome 15, rDerCor1.pri.v4, whole genome shotgun sequence, a single genomic window includes:
- the LOC119843749 gene encoding glutathione S-transferase theta-1-like, whose protein sequence is MGLELYLDLLSQPCRTVYIFAKKNNIPFEFKHVELFKDSILGRKMPGGNNPGYSCEGQHYREEFGKVNILKKVPALKDGGFTLAESTAILLYLSRKYKTPDHWYPSDIQKQARVDEYLSWHHTNIRANAPKTLWIKVLIPLFTGQTLPPEKLQEVMDELAISLKQFEEKFLQDKPFILGNEISLADLVAIVELMQPIGVGCDIFEDRPKLSEWRNRVEEAVGKELFQEAHEIILNIKELSNIQIDPQLKEHLAPVLRKIMK, encoded by the exons ATGGGGCTGGAGCTCTACCTGGATCTGCTTTCTCAGCCCTGCCGAACGGTCTACATCTTCGCAAAGAAGAACAATATCCCCTTTGAGTTCAAGCATGTGGAGCTGTTCAAAG ATTCCATTTTGGGGAGGAAAATGCCAGGTGGCAATAACCCAGGATACTCATGCGAAG ggCAACATTATAGAGAAGAGTTTGGCAAAGTGAACATCCTAAAGAAAGTGCCAGCGCTGAAGGATGGAGGCTTCACCTTAGCAGAGAG CACTGCAATTCTTCTGTATCTGAGCAGGAAGTACAAAACCCCTGATCACTGGTACCCGTCTGACATACAGAAACAGGCCCGGGTAGATGAATACCTGTCATGGCATCATACCAACATCCGGGCTAATGCTCCCAAGACCTTGTGGATCAAG GTGCTCATTCCCctcttcacaggccagacactgCCTCCGGAGAAGCTGCAGGAGGTTATGGATGAGCTGGCTATTTCCCTGAAGCAGTTTGAGGAGAAATTCCTTCAGGACAAGCCGTTCATCCTGGGCAATGAGATCTCCCTGGCAGACCTAGTGGCTATTGTGGAGCTCATGCAG CCCATTGGAGTAGGTTGCGACATCTTTGAAGACAGACCCAAGCTGTCAGAATGGCGCAACCGGGTAGAGGAAGCTGTGGGGAAGGAACTCTTCCAGGAAGCACACGAGATTATCCTGAATATCAAGGAACTCAGCAACATCCAAATTGACCCACAGCTGAAAGAGCATCTGGCACCTGTGCTGAGGAAAATAATGAAATGA